From the Flavobacteriales bacterium genome, one window contains:
- a CDS encoding glycosyltransferase has protein sequence MDGLNAPLEGGRRVRGAAVGRPGTPLVSIVTVVYNGAATLERTIQSVLEQRHPAIEHIIVDGGSTDGTLDLLRRYEDRLAYWVSAKDRGIYDAMNKGVALCTGDWVGLINADDWYAADAVEQVVAAVKDRDDINIVHGDILIHYPGGASKVKHARVNGFLLKHWEMVLNHPTFFVRRSYYAGRPFDAELRVSGDHQWTLRAWMEDPRQFVYLPRVLAHFTAGGASMTIPLRKVLHEGARVSRSVGMGPLGVFTGQLVRTTLYIPQVLKLKLNQYLGGRR, from the coding sequence ATGGATGGACTGAACGCACCCCTGGAAGGCGGTCGCCGGGTCCGGGGCGCGGCCGTAGGCCGGCCTGGAACACCCCTTGTGAGCATCGTCACGGTGGTGTACAACGGAGCGGCCACCCTGGAGCGCACGATCCAGAGCGTCCTTGAACAGCGCCATCCGGCCATCGAACACATCATCGTCGATGGTGGAAGCACGGACGGGACGCTCGACCTGTTGCGGCGCTACGAGGACCGGCTGGCCTACTGGGTGAGCGCGAAGGACCGTGGCATCTACGATGCCATGAACAAGGGCGTGGCGCTGTGCACCGGTGATTGGGTGGGCCTGATCAACGCGGACGACTGGTACGCCGCCGATGCGGTGGAACAGGTGGTGGCGGCCGTGAAGGACCGTGACGACATCAACATCGTGCATGGTGACATCCTCATCCACTACCCGGGCGGGGCCAGCAAGGTGAAGCATGCACGCGTGAACGGATTCCTGCTGAAGCACTGGGAGATGGTGCTGAACCACCCCACCTTCTTCGTGCGGCGCAGCTACTATGCGGGCCGGCCCTTCGATGCGGAGCTTCGTGTGAGCGGTGACCATCAATGGACCCTGCGCGCGTGGATGGAGGACCCTCGGCAGTTCGTGTATCTGCCCCGCGTGCTGGCCCACTTCACTGCGGGCGGCGCCAGCATGACGATCCCGTTGCGGAAGGTGCTTCATGAGGGCGCCCGCGTGAGCCGTTCGGTGGGCATGGGCCCGTTGGGCGTGTTCACCGGCCAGCTGGTGCGCACCACGCTGTACATCCCCCAAGTGCTGAAGCTGAAGCTCAACCAGTACCTTGGCGGGCGTCGTTGA
- a CDS encoding serine acetyltransferase — MASMWNIAQDRAANRGNPKGQLVMLMFRTAHLLRQSTVTFLLFLPYFLLYRLLVEWVLCIELPWKTRIGPGFRIDHGQALVVNDHTVFGAGCTVRNSTTIGNKRLPDGTYSASPRFGDRVDIGANAVIIGPITVGDDAAIGAGAVVVKDVPAGHIAVGNPARILQRRRPA, encoded by the coding sequence ATGGCCAGCATGTGGAACATCGCCCAGGATCGGGCGGCCAACCGGGGTAATCCGAAAGGGCAACTGGTGATGCTGATGTTCCGCACGGCGCACCTGCTGCGGCAGAGCACGGTCACCTTCCTCCTGTTCCTCCCGTACTTCCTGCTCTACAGGCTCCTGGTCGAGTGGGTGCTATGCATCGAGCTGCCCTGGAAGACGCGCATCGGCCCGGGGTTCCGCATCGATCACGGCCAGGCGCTGGTGGTGAACGACCACACGGTGTTCGGTGCGGGTTGCACGGTGCGCAACAGCACGACCATCGGCAACAAGCGCCTCCCTGACGGCACCTACAGTGCCAGCCCGCGCTTCGGGGACCGCGTGGACATCGGTGCGAACGCCGTCATCATCGGACCCATCACCGTGGGTGATGATGCGGCGATCGGGGCCGGGGCCGTGGTGGTGAAGGACGTCCCCGCCGGGCACATCGCCGTGGGCAATCCGGCGCGCATCCTGCAGCGCCGCCGTCCCGCCTGA
- a CDS encoding right-handed parallel beta-helix repeat-containing protein → MRNRTLHLVLPVLLLLALKLPAATYHVSPGGNDTNSGTSPAQAWQTIARVNQIAGQLQPGDQVLFQRGGVFRGKLTVSASGTAGNRITIGAYGTGADPVISGSVPVTGWTVHSGQIWRAPFSQAMKQLFVNGALQTLARYPNSGWLRNDLGTATTTQDAALTQPAGYWTGATMVMRTTNWSYDTARVTAHSGTTLTHTSTGNNIGDDHWGYFLRNKLSELDAPGEWFHDVVNGQLYLWCPGNADPNTQLVEVSVTDHGISISWQRHHILVEHIAFRHQTGASLRLSGTTQLEADHCSFSDTYQAILSTGGDQDFHHLNVQRTYATGVYLMDDNSSVTQCVFEDVALQPGLGENNWGYFGLRLTGQGMVVTDNRFDNIGYVGMVVERNALVERNVVRHALAILNDGGGIAFDNADGMIIRDNIVMDITGNLESSAPNFSNYEPICHGIYFGNISIKNTLVQHNTVANCLGSGIHVDHTMVSTGNQIKDNILFNNTVQLSISDFSNSNGPGATAPYHMPAFNDVYSGNVMYALAEDQLCMRQYHVYSANWVDYGTFNNNYYFNPYNDRSILQFNTFAGVMKYFSLERWQAERGEDANSLRSPKTMSAFAVADVLSANLVPNGNFAYDVNGWSGWPSQGQTTHDYGQLDNGALKVHFANNNTYNEFTLKHNQLANVQSGQWYRFRFSIQSTMQGEVKAGFKGLTQQTGPQMVASRFIPFSPVRRDVTMFFQSDLTDQGNCTFTNHYTESTYWLDNVELHRVDVTPLDPLDRQQLLVNDQPTAQTFSLDGCWSDVQGNLHSGSITVQAYRSIVLVREEDILCGLSTGIAPDEQMGADRPMAFPNPVEAGGLLHLTGTGSADLRLMDLSGRMVWQDRVNTTSPLPVPSTVRPGTYVLSVDDGSTRTEQKLMVR, encoded by the coding sequence ATGCGCAACAGAACCCTACACCTCGTTCTCCCTGTGCTGCTGCTGCTGGCCCTCAAGCTTCCAGCGGCCACCTACCACGTATCGCCCGGTGGGAATGACACCAACAGCGGAACGAGCCCGGCCCAGGCCTGGCAGACCATCGCCCGCGTGAACCAGATCGCCGGCCAACTGCAGCCCGGCGACCAGGTGCTCTTCCAACGCGGGGGCGTGTTCCGGGGCAAACTGACGGTCTCGGCCAGCGGCACGGCCGGCAACCGCATCACCATCGGCGCCTATGGCACCGGGGCCGATCCCGTGATCAGCGGCAGCGTGCCGGTGACCGGGTGGACGGTGCACAGCGGCCAGATCTGGCGTGCACCCTTCAGCCAGGCCATGAAGCAGCTGTTCGTGAACGGAGCACTGCAGACCCTGGCACGCTACCCGAACAGTGGCTGGCTACGCAACGATCTGGGAACCGCCACCACCACGCAGGACGCCGCGCTCACCCAACCGGCCGGGTACTGGACCGGCGCCACGATGGTGATGCGCACCACCAACTGGAGCTACGACACCGCGCGCGTGACAGCGCACTCGGGGACCACGCTCACCCACACGAGCACGGGCAACAACATCGGCGACGACCACTGGGGGTATTTCCTGCGCAACAAGCTCAGCGAGCTCGATGCGCCCGGGGAATGGTTCCACGATGTGGTCAACGGACAGCTATACCTGTGGTGCCCCGGCAACGCCGACCCGAACACCCAGCTGGTGGAGGTGAGCGTCACCGACCATGGCATCTCCATAAGCTGGCAGCGCCACCACATCCTCGTGGAGCACATCGCCTTCCGCCACCAGACCGGCGCCAGCCTGCGCCTGAGCGGCACCACCCAGCTGGAGGCCGACCACTGCAGCTTCAGCGACACGTACCAGGCCATCCTGAGCACCGGCGGCGACCAGGACTTCCACCACCTGAACGTGCAGCGCACCTACGCCACCGGGGTGTACCTGATGGACGACAACAGCTCGGTGACGCAGTGCGTGTTCGAGGACGTGGCCCTGCAGCCCGGACTGGGCGAGAACAACTGGGGCTACTTCGGCCTGCGGCTCACGGGCCAGGGCATGGTAGTGACGGACAACCGCTTCGACAACATCGGCTACGTGGGCATGGTGGTGGAGCGCAACGCGCTGGTGGAACGCAACGTGGTGCGCCACGCCCTGGCGATCCTCAACGACGGCGGCGGCATCGCGTTCGACAACGCCGATGGGATGATCATCCGCGACAACATCGTGATGGACATCACCGGGAACCTCGAGAGCTCGGCCCCGAACTTCAGCAACTACGAGCCCATCTGCCATGGCATCTACTTCGGGAACATCAGCATCAAGAACACCCTGGTGCAGCACAACACCGTGGCCAACTGCCTCGGCAGCGGCATCCATGTGGACCACACCATGGTGAGCACGGGCAACCAGATCAAGGACAACATCCTGTTCAACAACACGGTGCAGCTGTCCATCTCCGACTTCAGCAACTCCAACGGCCCCGGTGCAACGGCACCCTACCACATGCCGGCCTTCAACGACGTGTACAGCGGTAACGTGATGTACGCGCTGGCCGAGGACCAGCTCTGCATGCGGCAGTACCACGTGTACTCGGCCAACTGGGTGGACTACGGCACCTTCAACAACAACTACTACTTCAACCCCTACAACGACCGCAGCATCCTGCAGTTCAACACCTTCGCCGGGGTGATGAAGTACTTCAGCCTGGAGCGCTGGCAGGCCGAGCGGGGCGAGGACGCGAACTCGCTGCGCAGCCCCAAGACGATGAGCGCCTTCGCGGTGGCCGATGTGCTGAGCGCGAACCTGGTGCCCAACGGCAACTTCGCCTACGACGTGAACGGATGGAGCGGCTGGCCCAGTCAGGGGCAGACCACGCACGACTATGGCCAGCTGGACAACGGCGCCCTCAAGGTGCACTTCGCGAACAACAACACCTACAACGAGTTCACCCTGAAGCACAACCAGCTCGCCAATGTGCAGAGCGGCCAGTGGTACCGGTTCCGCTTCAGCATCCAGAGCACCATGCAGGGCGAGGTGAAGGCCGGCTTCAAGGGGCTGACGCAGCAGACCGGGCCGCAGATGGTGGCGAGCCGCTTCATTCCCTTCAGCCCGGTGCGTCGCGACGTGACCATGTTCTTCCAAAGCGACCTCACCGACCAGGGCAACTGCACCTTCACCAACCACTACACCGAGAGCACCTACTGGCTGGACAATGTGGAGCTGCATCGTGTGGACGTGACGCCGCTGGACCCGCTGGACCGTCAGCAACTGTTGGTGAACGACCAGCCCACCGCGCAGACCTTCAGCCTCGACGGCTGCTGGAGCGATGTCCAGGGCAACCTGCACAGCGGTTCCATCACGGTGCAGGCCTATCGCTCGATCGTCCTAGTGCGCGAGGAGGACATCCTCTGCGGGTTGAGCACCGGGATCGCCCCGGATGAGCAGATGGGGGCCGATCGGCCGATGGCGTTCCCGAACCCCGTGGAGGCCGGTGGTCTGCTCCACCTCACCGGAACGGGCTCCGCCGACCTCCGGCTCATGGACCTGAGCGGCCGCATGGTCTGGCAGGACCGTGTGAACACCACCTCGCCCCTGCCCGTGCCCTCCACCGTGCGCCCAGGCACATACGTCCTGAGCGTGGACGACGGAAGCACCCGGACCGAACAGAAGCTCATGGTGCGCTAG
- a CDS encoding glycosyltransferase family 4 protein, translating into MTGRPLHVLVVGQTPPPFGGQAVMIQAMLEGRYEGVVLHHVRMAFSEDMESVGRFQPRKLWVLFTTVLAVWRARIVHRTPALYYPPSGPNKVPVLRDLVLLCAVRWMFRLTVFHFHASGVSGFAPQLPRALRPLFRIAYGRPDLAIRTAEQNPDDGAALGARRSIVVPNGVPDGRGTVAERTAAPGEPLVVLFTGVLIPSKGVTVLLEAFRLLRGQGVNARLELMGKWGDATFREQCERFVALHRLADRVRFLGVKRDAEKLAHFAGCDIFCFPSHFEAESFGLVLTEAMQFAKPVVSTRWRGIPSVVEEGVNGFLVPVEDPGAVADRVARLSADPDLRRTMGEAGRRIFEQRFTLERFHRRMEEAFLSLRP; encoded by the coding sequence ATGACCGGACGACCCCTGCATGTGCTTGTCGTGGGCCAGACCCCGCCACCGTTCGGAGGCCAGGCGGTGATGATCCAGGCCATGCTTGAGGGGCGGTACGAGGGGGTGGTGCTCCATCACGTGCGCATGGCCTTCTCGGAGGACATGGAAAGCGTGGGCCGTTTCCAGCCGCGCAAACTGTGGGTGCTCTTCACCACCGTGCTGGCCGTGTGGCGCGCCCGGATCGTGCATCGCACCCCGGCGCTGTACTATCCGCCCAGCGGACCCAACAAGGTGCCCGTCCTGCGCGACCTGGTCCTGCTTTGCGCTGTGCGTTGGATGTTCCGTCTCACGGTGTTCCACTTCCACGCCAGTGGGGTATCCGGTTTCGCCCCGCAACTACCCCGGGCACTGCGCCCCTTGTTCCGCATCGCCTACGGACGTCCTGACCTGGCCATCCGCACGGCGGAGCAGAACCCCGATGACGGGGCGGCGTTGGGCGCGCGGCGGTCGATCGTCGTGCCCAATGGTGTGCCGGACGGGCGCGGCACGGTGGCCGAGCGGACGGCGGCACCGGGCGAGCCGCTCGTGGTGCTCTTCACCGGGGTGCTGATCCCCAGCAAGGGAGTGACGGTGCTGCTGGAGGCTTTCAGGTTGCTCCGTGGCCAGGGGGTGAACGCGCGGTTGGAGCTGATGGGCAAGTGGGGTGATGCGACCTTCCGGGAGCAATGCGAACGCTTCGTAGCACTGCACAGGCTTGCGGACCGGGTACGGTTCCTCGGTGTGAAGCGTGATGCGGAGAAGCTCGCTCACTTCGCCGGTTGCGATATCTTCTGTTTCCCCTCGCACTTCGAGGCGGAGAGCTTCGGATTGGTGCTCACCGAGGCCATGCAGTTCGCGAAGCCTGTGGTGAGCACTCGCTGGCGTGGCATCCCGTCGGTGGTGGAGGAGGGTGTCAACGGCTTCCTGGTGCCGGTGGAGGACCCCGGTGCAGTGGCCGACCGCGTGGCCCGGCTGTCGGCCGATCCGGACCTGCGTCGTACGATGGGCGAGGCGGGCCGGCGCATCTTTGAACAGCGATTCACGTTAGAACGGTTCCATCGGCGCATGGAGGAGGCCTTCCTCAGCCTGCGTCCCTAG
- a CDS encoding NAD(P)-dependent oxidoreductase produces MRVLVTGGSGFIGTNLVKLLLDAGEEVLNVDWNPPLDPGQRPTWRELDIMDEQALADALATFRPTHVVHLAARTDTDEQRDLNAYVQNHEGTRRVLNAVKACPSVERIIVTSTQFVCEAGHQPKDDLDFKPYTLYGESKRLTEMVTREARLSCTWTIIRPTTIWGPWSLRYRDVMFKVMRKGLYFHPSRRKVIRSYGYVGNVVWQIDRILRLPAERMNGRVFYVGDPPFDLRTWVEAVSKALTGRPVRYIPTWAVRTLAVTGDVLKGVGLPFPITSGRFRSMTSDYITPMDRTIEALGPAPFSVEEGVKAMVAWYDDGSERIAHPVRNVVGHG; encoded by the coding sequence ATGCGAGTCCTTGTCACCGGCGGGTCCGGCTTCATCGGCACCAACCTCGTGAAGCTCCTGCTCGATGCGGGGGAGGAGGTGCTCAATGTGGACTGGAACCCACCACTGGACCCAGGGCAGCGGCCGACCTGGCGGGAGCTCGACATCATGGATGAACAGGCGCTCGCCGATGCACTGGCCACGTTCAGACCCACACACGTGGTCCATCTGGCGGCACGCACCGATACCGATGAGCAACGGGACCTGAACGCCTACGTGCAGAACCACGAAGGCACCCGCCGCGTGCTGAACGCGGTGAAGGCCTGCCCATCGGTGGAGCGCATCATCGTCACCAGCACGCAGTTCGTCTGCGAGGCGGGCCACCAGCCCAAGGACGACCTGGATTTCAAGCCGTACACTCTATATGGTGAGTCCAAGCGGCTCACCGAGATGGTCACGCGCGAGGCGCGGCTGTCCTGCACCTGGACCATCATCCGGCCCACCACCATCTGGGGCCCGTGGAGCCTGCGCTACCGCGATGTGATGTTCAAGGTGATGCGGAAGGGTCTCTACTTCCATCCTTCAAGGCGCAAGGTGATCCGGTCGTACGGCTATGTAGGCAACGTGGTATGGCAGATCGACCGCATCCTTCGGCTGCCGGCGGAACGGATGAACGGCCGTGTGTTCTATGTGGGCGACCCGCCCTTCGACCTGCGCACGTGGGTGGAGGCGGTGTCCAAGGCGCTCACCGGCCGTCCCGTGCGGTACATCCCCACGTGGGCCGTGCGCACCCTGGCGGTCACCGGTGACGTGCTCAAGGGGGTGGGGTTGCCGTTCCCGATCACCAGCGGCCGCTTCCGGTCGATGACCAGTGACTACATCACGCCCATGGACCGCACGATCGAGGCGCTCGGCCCCGCGCCGTTCAGTGTGGAGGAGGGTGTGAAGGCGATGGTGGCGTGGTACGACGACGGCAGTGAGCGCATCGCGCATCCGGTCCGCAACGTGGTGGGCCATGGCTGA
- a CDS encoding WecB/TagA/CpsF family glycosyltransferase encodes MAERLLISPGALPKREVVGAGITLGSFDDHVRMIAALGAAHRSSYVCCVNAHMAVEAARDPAFAAVVNSADLATADGMPLLRCLQWIGGERQDRVAGNDLMPALLDRAAEQGLSVYLYGGREEVLKRIRERAGRELPALRIAGMHAPPFRALSDAEMKADADRINASGAHIVMVSLGCPKQERWMAAMRPSVNAVMLGLGGAFLLYAGVDTRAPKWMRDLSLEWLYRLALEPGRLWKRYLVTNTLFLVLAMKAGWQRMLGQRTGRIAPLAEATGLIG; translated from the coding sequence ATGGCTGAGCGGCTCCTGATCAGTCCGGGCGCTCTGCCCAAGCGGGAGGTGGTCGGCGCGGGCATCACCCTGGGGAGCTTCGACGACCATGTGCGGATGATCGCGGCGCTCGGTGCCGCGCATCGCTCTTCGTATGTCTGCTGTGTGAACGCGCACATGGCGGTGGAGGCGGCCCGCGATCCCGCGTTCGCGGCGGTGGTGAACAGCGCCGACCTGGCCACGGCCGATGGCATGCCCCTGCTGCGCTGCCTGCAATGGATCGGCGGTGAGCGGCAGGACCGAGTGGCGGGCAACGACCTGATGCCGGCCCTGCTGGACAGGGCGGCGGAGCAAGGGCTCTCGGTCTATCTTTATGGGGGGCGCGAAGAGGTGTTGAAGAGGATCCGCGAACGGGCCGGGCGCGAACTGCCCGCCTTGCGCATCGCCGGCATGCACGCCCCGCCGTTCCGGGCGTTGAGCGATGCGGAGATGAAGGCCGATGCGGACCGGATCAATGCCAGCGGGGCGCACATCGTGATGGTATCGCTGGGCTGTCCCAAGCAGGAACGGTGGATGGCCGCCATGCGCCCTTCGGTGAACGCGGTGATGCTGGGGCTTGGAGGCGCGTTCCTCCTCTATGCCGGTGTGGACACGCGGGCGCCGAAGTGGATGCGCGACCTCTCGCTCGAATGGCTCTACAGGCTGGCGCTCGAGCCCGGTCGCCTGTGGAAACGATACCTGGTGACCAACACCCTGTTCCTCGTCCTCGCGATGAAGGCCGGCTGGCAGCGGATGCTCGGACAGCGCACCGGGCGCATCGCTCCGCTGGCGGAAGCAACGGGGCTCATCGGATGA
- a CDS encoding undecaprenyl-phosphate glucose phosphotransferase, which produces MSDGIPPLRMEANDPGKLTARPEGMGDLAALLRSKRLSLQQVGSGLSKVLTLEPLTSVKDLIIVGEGPAAEEIFQYCQDQTVRGYRFRGLFNDQEVRGPLGAHRLGDVEAAKAFAVQNRIDIVYCALPGTRRADITDLMEFCERNTIRFRVIPSVDSFIPVVKTTDLEFHGSVPVSKLRREPLDHRANRAWKRTFDIVFSALVILLVFSWLFPILALLVKLSSPGPVFFRQQRLGRDNKEFACWKFRSMRVNAEADTKQATKNDPRVTRVGAFLRKSNLDEMPQFFNVLMGQMSVVGPRPHPLRLNDQYRDIIDKYMVRHFVRPGITGWAQVNGLRGETRTPELMERRIELDVWYLENWSFWLDVRIVVKTVTNMLGKDPNAY; this is translated from the coding sequence ATGAGTGACGGTATCCCGCCCCTGCGCATGGAAGCGAACGACCCCGGCAAACTGACCGCCCGCCCCGAAGGCATGGGCGACCTGGCGGCCTTGCTCCGATCCAAGCGGTTGTCCCTTCAACAGGTGGGATCAGGGCTGAGCAAGGTGCTCACCCTGGAGCCGCTCACCTCGGTGAAGGACCTCATCATCGTGGGCGAGGGTCCTGCGGCCGAAGAGATCTTCCAGTACTGTCAGGACCAGACCGTGCGCGGCTACCGGTTCCGCGGCCTGTTCAATGACCAGGAGGTGCGGGGTCCCTTGGGCGCACATCGCCTGGGTGATGTGGAGGCCGCCAAGGCCTTCGCGGTCCAGAACCGCATCGACATCGTGTACTGCGCCCTTCCGGGCACGCGCCGGGCGGATATCACGGACCTCATGGAGTTCTGTGAGCGCAACACCATCCGGTTCCGGGTGATCCCTAGCGTGGACAGCTTCATCCCGGTGGTGAAGACCACGGACCTGGAATTCCACGGGTCGGTGCCCGTGAGCAAGCTTCGGCGCGAGCCGCTGGACCATCGGGCGAACCGGGCTTGGAAACGCACCTTCGACATCGTCTTCTCCGCCCTGGTGATCCTGCTGGTCTTCAGCTGGCTTTTCCCCATCCTGGCTCTATTGGTGAAGCTTTCGTCCCCGGGTCCGGTGTTCTTCCGGCAGCAGCGCCTTGGTCGCGACAACAAGGAGTTCGCCTGCTGGAAGTTCCGGTCCATGCGCGTGAACGCCGAAGCGGACACCAAGCAGGCCACCAAGAACGATCCACGCGTGACCCGCGTGGGGGCCTTTCTGCGCAAGAGCAATCTGGACGAGATGCCCCAGTTCTTCAATGTGCTGATGGGGCAGATGAGCGTGGTGGGCCCCCGCCCGCACCCCCTGCGGCTGAACGACCAGTACAGGGACATCATCGACAAGTACATGGTGCGCCATTTCGTGCGCCCGGGCATCACGGGTTGGGCGCAGGTGAACGGTCTCCGTGGGGAGACCCGCACGCCGGAGCTGATGGAGCGCCGCATCGAACTGGACGTGTGGTACCTGGAGAACTGGAGTTTCTGGCTGGACGTGCGGATCGTGGTGAAGACCGTGACGAACATGCTCGGAAAGGACCCCAACGCCTACTGA
- a CDS encoding 30S ribosomal protein S20 has product MANHKSALKRVRQTETRNERNRYQHKTTRNAVRALRSTTDKKAATALLPEVSAMLDKLAKRSVIHKNKAANLKSSLATHVSKLK; this is encoded by the coding sequence ATGGCGAACCATAAGTCGGCCCTCAAGCGGGTGCGTCAGACCGAGACCCGCAACGAGCGCAACCGCTACCAGCACAAGACCACGCGCAATGCCGTGCGGGCGCTGCGCAGCACCACCGACAAGAAGGCCGCCACGGCCCTTCTCCCGGAAGTGAGCGCGATGCTTGACAAGCTGGCCAAGCGCAGCGTCATCCACAAGAACAAGGCGGCCAACCTGAAGTCCTCCCTGGCCACGCATGTGAGCAAACTGAAGTGA
- the radC gene encoding DNA repair protein RadC, whose product MADQQSSSPGRLTIREWASDDRPRERLLSQGAGALSDAELLAILIRSGTVQASALDLARQVLVMAGNDLGKLGRLSVAQLVQVKGLGQAKAIGIAAALELGRRRRDASPEQRVRITTSAVAFELLHPLMADLMHEEFWLILLDRGNAVTGKVRVSQGGMHGTVADPKVIFREAIDRRAAGVVLAHNHPSGRAIPSEEDVRLTRKLVDGGRLLDIAVHDHLIITSTGYYSFADNGSL is encoded by the coding sequence ATGGCCGACCAGCAGAGCTCCTCCCCGGGCCGGCTCACGATCCGTGAATGGGCCAGCGACGACCGGCCGCGTGAGCGGCTCCTGAGCCAGGGTGCCGGCGCGCTGAGCGATGCCGAACTGCTGGCCATCCTCATCCGGTCGGGCACCGTACAGGCCAGTGCGCTCGACCTGGCCCGGCAGGTGCTGGTCATGGCCGGCAACGACCTGGGCAAGCTCGGCCGCTTGAGCGTGGCCCAGCTCGTGCAGGTCAAGGGGCTTGGGCAGGCCAAGGCCATCGGCATCGCGGCCGCCCTGGAACTGGGACGCAGACGGCGCGATGCCAGCCCCGAGCAACGGGTGCGCATCACCACCAGCGCCGTGGCGTTCGAGCTGCTGCACCCCCTGATGGCGGACCTCATGCACGAGGAGTTCTGGCTGATCCTGCTCGATCGGGGCAACGCCGTCACCGGCAAGGTGCGCGTGAGCCAGGGCGGGATGCACGGTACGGTGGCCGACCCGAAGGTCATTTTCCGGGAGGCGATCGACCGTCGGGCCGCAGGTGTGGTGCTCGCCCACAACCACCCGAGCGGGCGCGCCATCCCCAGCGAAGAGGACGTCCGCCTCACCCGCAAGCTCGTTGATGGCGGGCGGTTGCTGGACATCGCCGTGCACGACCACCTCATCATCACTTCCACGGGCTACTACAGCTTCGCCGACAACGGTTCGCTCTGA
- the wecB gene encoding UDP-N-acetylglucosamine 2-epimerase (non-hydrolyzing), whose protein sequence is MAAPLEILTVVGARPQLVKAAVLARCIAERYHGRLRQGILHTGQHYDPALSDVFFQVLGLPAPDVTLGVGAASIPLQTARMVEGIADAIAKRRPDLVLVFGDTTSTLAGALAGAQCAVPVAHVEAGLRAHDRSMPEELNRIVADRLSTWLFCPTEASMTNLGAEGIRDSPGPAHGPDAPVVRLVGDILCDHVLGTLPLAEARSQALRTLDLGPGGYLLATVHRAANSDDADRLSGIIAGLHQAALDTGLPVVLPLHPRVRHLLDSSSHAVVRERLNRSPELRVVPPQGPLDMLALTRNAAVVLTDSGGLQKEAAILRRPCVVLRDRTEWVELVASGRVVLADADPGRIAAAAKAGLGQELAEPAGLYGDGDTAGRICSILLGER, encoded by the coding sequence ATGGCCGCACCGCTCGAGATCCTGACCGTGGTGGGGGCAAGGCCTCAACTGGTGAAGGCGGCGGTGCTGGCGCGCTGCATCGCCGAACGGTACCACGGCCGGCTCCGTCAGGGCATCCTGCACACCGGCCAGCACTACGATCCCGCGCTATCCGACGTGTTCTTCCAGGTGCTCGGGCTGCCCGCCCCGGACGTTACCCTCGGCGTGGGCGCGGCATCCATCCCTTTGCAGACCGCGCGCATGGTGGAGGGCATCGCCGACGCCATCGCTAAGCGTCGCCCTGACCTCGTGCTGGTGTTCGGCGATACCACGAGCACGTTGGCAGGAGCGTTGGCCGGGGCCCAGTGCGCCGTGCCCGTGGCCCACGTCGAGGCGGGCCTGCGGGCGCACGACCGCAGCATGCCGGAGGAGCTCAACAGGATCGTGGCCGACCGGCTTTCCACCTGGCTGTTCTGCCCCACCGAGGCCTCGATGACGAACCTGGGCGCAGAGGGCATCCGCGATTCGCCGGGTCCGGCCCACGGACCCGATGCACCGGTGGTGCGCCTGGTGGGCGACATCCTGTGCGATCACGTGCTGGGTACACTGCCGCTGGCCGAAGCGCGGTCGCAAGCTCTACGCACCCTGGACCTCGGTCCGGGCGGCTACCTGCTGGCCACGGTGCACCGTGCCGCGAACAGCGACGATGCCGACCGCCTCTCCGGCATCATCGCGGGGCTGCACCAGGCCGCCCTGGACACCGGGTTGCCCGTGGTGCTTCCCCTGCATCCGCGTGTGCGGCATCTGCTCGACAGCTCCTCGCACGCCGTGGTCCGTGAGCGGTTGAACAGGAGCCCGGAACTGCGCGTGGTGCCTCCACAGGGCCCCTTGGACATGCTGGCGCTCACCCGGAACGCGGCCGTTGTGCTCACCGATTCCGGAGGGCTGCAGAAAGAGGCTGCCATCCTGCGACGCCCTTGCGTGGTGCTCCGCGACCGCACCGAATGGGTGGAGCTCGTGGCCTCCGGAAGGGTGGTGCTGGCTGACGCGGACCCCGGGCGCATCGCCGCTGCGGCGAAGGCGGGCCTCGGGCAAGAGCTTGCCGAACCGGCCGGCCTGTACGGGGATGGGGACACGGCGGGCCGGATCTGTTCCATCCTGCTTGGCGAGCGCTGA